The Solea solea chromosome 19, fSolSol10.1, whole genome shotgun sequence genome has a window encoding:
- the rpl28 gene encoding 60S ribosomal protein L28, producing MSAHLQWMVIRNCSSFLLKRNGQTYSTEPNNLKSRNSFRFNGLVHKKTVGVQPAADGKGVVVVLKKRRGQHKPAGSYEKITINKNSRATLNSLRHIIRKNNYRRDLRMAALRRASAILKSQKPVVVKKKRTRAAKTA from the exons ATGTCGGCCCATCTGCAGTGGATGGTCATCAGGAActgctccagcttcctcctcaAGAGGAACGGACAGACCTACAGCACT GAGCCCAACAACCTGAAATCCAGGAACTCTTTCCGTTTCAATGGTTTGGTGCACAAGAAGACTGTAGGAGTGCAGCCAGCTGCAGATGGCAAAGGTGTTGTCGTCGTGCTCAAGAAGCGTAGAG GCCAGCACAAGCCTGCTGGTTCTTATGAGAAGATCACCATCAATAAGAACTCCCGTGCCACTCTCAACAGCCTGAGGCACATTATTCGCAAGAACAACTACAGGAGGGACCTGCGCATG GCCGCCCTGCGTCGTGCCAGTGCCATTCTGAAAAGCCAGAAGCCCGTTGTGGTCAAGAAGAAGCGTACCAGGGCTGCAAAGACAGCATAA
- the pdcl gene encoding phosducin-like protein codes for MRSSVTGSVCALLLLLLLLLWEPACLGDEVTSSKGTVVNPCCYLPCQHWSVCVQYGQDKYECDCTRTGYYGENCTIPEIWTRVRQFLKPNPDVAHYILTHFTWLWDIINNTFLRDVLMRMVLIVRSNLIPSPPTFNSKYSYLSWESYYNLSYYTRLLPPVPDDCPTPLGVKGKAGLPDPELLVEKLLKRRTFRPDPQGTNLMFAFFAQHFTHQFFKTYNRMGLGFTKALAHGVDAGHVYGDNLERQLKLRLHKDGKLKYQLIDGEVYPPTVIDAPVRMSYPPGVPPEHQMAIGQEVYGLLPGLGMYATLWLREHNRVCDILKAEHPTWDDEQLFQTARFIIIGETIKIVIEEYVQHLSGYQLQLKFDPTLLFNTNFQYGNRIALEFSQLYHWHPLMPDSFFINGDELLYPQFLFNSSVLTHYGVEKMVDAFSRQVAGQVGGGHNINAVVTRVAVGAIKESRQLRIQPFNEYRKRFNLTPYTSFRQFTDDEEIASVLEELYEDIDSLEFYPGLLLEKTRPNAIFGESMVEMGAPFSLKGLLGNPICSPQYWKPSTFGGKVGFDIVNSATLKKLVCQNTRTCPYVAFSIPREEQSQSEKSDSEIRTEECTSLYSTVVMTTLDDKILGEKLQYYYSSSEDEGSDDEDGDGDNKTIRDTSVAEPEIDYSADGSAVNTGPKGVINDWRKYKQLEVEQKQEQKREMERLIKKLSMTCRSDLDLEKDKEKQKELQEKIKGKMTMQEYNMLQEEEDDEDFLRHYRMQRIEEMRRQLCRGKRFEQVYELSSGEEFLEALDKEDKSTLVMIHIYEPDVAGCESMSGCLLCLAQEYPLVKFCSVRSSAISTSSLFRDSALPALLVYKGGDLIGNFVRLTDQLGEDFFAVDLEALLQEYGLLPDKSPVAPKTVRNGAIIQNNVSDDDSDLDID; via the exons ATGAGAT ccTCTGTCACAGGATCCGTGTgtgctcttctcctcctcctcctgctgctgctgtgggagcCTGCATGCTTGGGTGATGAGGTTACCTCCAGCAAAGGTACTGTAG TGAACCCATGCTGTTACTTGCCCTGTCAGCACTGGAGCGTGTGCGTACAGTATGGCCAGGACAAGTACGAGTGTGACTGCACTCGGACTGGCTACTACGGAGAAAACTGCACCATCC CGGAGATTTGGACCCGAGTGCGTCAGTTCTTGAAGCCCAATCCAGATGTAGCGCATTATATTCTGACCCATTTCACCTGGCTGTGGGACATCATCAATAACACTTTCCTACGTGATGTTCTCATGCGGATGGTGCTTATAG TCAGGTCCAACTTAATACCCAGTCCTCCAACCTTCAACTCTAAGTACAGCTACCTCAGCTGGGAATCCTACTACAACCTGAGCTACTACACTCGGCTCCTGCCTCCAGTACCCGACGACTGCCCAACACCTCTGGGAGTTAAAG GCAAGGCTGGGCTACCTGACCCTGAGCTGCTGGTTGAGAAGCTGCTGAAGAGAAGGACATTCCGACCCGACCCCCAGGGCACCAACCTCATGTTCGCATTCTTCGCCCAGCACTTCACCCACCAATTCTTTAAGACCTACAATCGCATGGGCCTGGGCTTCACTAAGGCACTAGCACATGGG GTGGATGCAGGACACGTGTATGGTGACAATCTGGAACGTCAACTCAAGCTCAGGCTTCACAAAGATGGAAAACTCAAATATCAG TTAATCGATGGTGAAGTGTACCCTCCTACTGTGATCGATGCACCTGTAAGGATGAGCTACCCGCCCGGGGTCCCACCTGAGCATCAGATGGCTATTGGTCAGGAAGTGTATGGACTTCTCCCTGGTCTGGGGATGTACGCCACGCTGTGGCTGAGAGAACATAATAGAGTCTGCGACATCCTGAAAGCAGAGCATCCAACCTGGGATGACGAGCAGCTTTTCCAGACCGCACGCTTCATCATCATTG GTGAGACAATAAAGATTGTGATAGAGGAGTACGTGCAGCATCTCAGTGGATACCAGCTGCAGCTGAAGTTTGATCCCACCCTGCTGTTTAACACTAACTTCCAGTACGGGAACCGGATCGCTCTGGAGTTCAGCCAGCTCTACCACTGGCACCCACTGATGCCTGACAGCTTCTTTATAAATGGAGATGAACTGTTGTACCCACAGTTCCTCTTCAACTCATCTGTCCTCACCCACTACGGCGTGGAAAAGATGGTGGATGCTTTCTCTCGGCAAGTCGCTGGCCAG GTCGGCGGGGGCCATAACATCAATGCTGTGGTGACCAGAGTGGCTGTGGGAGCCATAAAGGAGTCCCGCCAGCTCCGCATACAGCCGTTCAATGAGTACAGAAAGCGTTTCAACCTCACACCGTACACTTCCTTCAGACAATTCACTG ATGACGAGGAGATAGCCAGTGTGCTTGAAGAACTCTATGAAGATATTGACAGTCTTGAGTTTTATCCCGGCTTGTTGCTGGAGAAAACGCGACCTAACGCCATATTTGGAGAGAGCATGGTGGAGATGGGTGCCCCCTTCTCTCTGAAAGGTCTTCTGGGAAACCCGATATGTTCTCCACAATACTGGAAGCCCAGCACCTTTGGAGGCAAAGTTGGTTTTGACATTGTGAACTCTgccacacttaagaagctggtCTGTCAGAACACCAGGACATGTCCTTATGTGGCATTTAGCATACCAAGAGAGGAGCAATCACAGAGTGAGAAAAGTGATAGTGAAATTAGGACTGAGGA GTGCACGTCCTTGTATTCAA CTGTTGTCATGACGACTCTGGACGACAAGATTCTGGGAGAGAAGCTGCAGTATTActacagcagcagtgaggatGAAGGCAGCGACGATGAGGATGGGGATGGGGATAACAAGACCATCCGGGACACCAGCGTCGCTGAGCCAGAGATTGACTACAGTGCTGATGGAAGTGCTGTGAACACAG GACCAAAGGGTGTGATCAATGACTGGAGAAAATATAAGCAGCTGGAGGTGGAGCAGAAACAAGAGCAGAAGAGGGAGATGGAGCGACTGATCAAGAAGCTGTCAATGACCTGTCGCTCTGACCTGGACTTGGAAAaggacaaagagaaacaaaaagagcTGCAGGAGAAAATTAAAGGCAAA ATGACAATGCAGGAGTACAACATGcttcaggaagaggaggacgacgaaGACTTCCTCCGGCATTACCGCATGCAGCGCATTGAAGAGATGCGGCGCCAGCTCTGCCGCGGTAAGCGCTTTGAGCAGGTCTACGAGCTCAGCAGCGGTGAGGAATTCCTGGAGGCTTTAGACAAGGAGGATAAAAGCACACTGGTCATGATCCACATCTACGAGCCAGATGTCGCGGGCTGTGAGTCCATGAGTGGCTGCCTGCTGTGTCTGGCTCAGGAATACCCTCTGGTCAAATTCTGCAGCGTACGCAGCTCGGCCATCAGCACCAGTTCTCTGTTCAGAGACAGTGCTCTTCCTGCGCTGCTTGTTTACAAAGGAGGAGACCTGATCGGCAACTTTGTGCGGCTGACAGATCAGCTGGGGGAAGATTTCTTTGCCGTGGATCTGGAGGCCCTGCTGCAGGAGTATGGCCTGCTACCTGACAAGTCCCCGGTCGCCCCGAAGACGGTTCGTAATGGAGCTATCATACAGAACAATGTGAGCGATGATGACTCCGACCTTGATATAGACTAG